The Clostridium beijerinckii genomic sequence AGAGAATTTCGAGAGATTTAGAGATGATTTCATAGAAATTGCAAAAAAAGTACAAGCTATGGATAAATTAACAGATGATACTGCTAGAGCAGCGGCTGAAAAGAAAGTAATTAGTATTGTTAGTGCTTATAATAGCTCTTTAACTGTTGCTTTTGGAAAAGATGCTGAAGGAAGAACAAGTGCTACTATTAAGAAATCAGGTAAAACTATAATTCAACTTAATTCTGAGGATCTTCAAAAGGTTATAGATAAGGCTAAAGATTTCACTTGGAATGATTTTAATAATAAAAAAAGCGAAATAAAAAATCCATCACAAAAATAAATTTAATAATTAGATTTGTAAGAATTTTTTAATCTTATTAGGAAGGATTAATATACTAGCATGAATAAGACAAGAAAAAGCATCAGTGTTATTATTGCCATATTGTTAGTGTGCAGTATTATATTTGCAGTATTATCTATATTTCTTAAGGCTATTGTATTAAATAAAAATACGTATACTAATATACTTGATAAAAATAATACTTATGAACAAATTACAACATCAGTTTATGATAAAATAGATGCTATATTAAGTGCTAAAAATATTAATTATGACATTAAGGAATCTATAATAACAGAAGATGACATAAGAAAAGAAGCTGATACTATGATTTCTGGCTTAATTGATTATTTAGAAACAGGAGAAAATAATATAAAACCTTTAAATACAGAAATATATAAGCAAAGAGTTGCGGATATATTACAATCTATATTTGGTAATTTGAAATCTGATAAAAATGATTTGTCTTATAATAGCAATATAAAGCTGGATAATATGGCCTATAGTGGGCATCCTGTTATGTTCAGTAATATGGTTGTTAATAAAGAACAGTCGCAAGTAGGACAAAATACTATTAATGTAGAAAAGCTAATGTCTAAAGAAGAAGCAGAGGCTAGAGTAAGGGAAATATTAAAAGAAAAAGGTTTAACTGAGGAACAAGCTATTGAAAAGGCAAGAAAAAAAGGGATAACTGAAGAGCAAGCTTTAAATATATTGGCTGGGTATGGGATAACAATTGATGATGATTCAACTGGGTCAACAGCAGAGAAAACTACTAGCGATACTAGCAATGATAATTCACCTGCACAAGAAAATCAGGGGGATGTTAAAAACTCAAGTGAGGGATCATCAAATAGTAAAATTACAAATCCTACAGATCAACCTGGGGTTAGTAAAAGTGCCAAAAGTCAGTTAGAAAACATAACAAAAAAATTACAAAGTGAAGCTGAGGATAATATTAATAAAGAAGTTGAAAAAATAAACTTAAATAAGATGTTAGGTTCTAGTAAGCTTCAAAAGATAGCAAAAGTCACATCAATAAGTTATAAACTGTTTTGGCTATTTATAATATTACCGTTTATTTTGATGGGAATGCTAATCAAAATAAACGGCGGAGATTTTAATTCAAGCTTAAAATACATAAGAAATGCATTTTTATCGTCAGGTCTAGTATTGTTAGCAATCTCTAGTGGTGCGTACTTTTTTAAAGCTTATGAAAAGATAAATATTAGCCAAGCTTATTTAGTTGATACAATTTCTTATACGATAAAATATTTTTCTAATATTTTATTGGTTTATGGTGCAATAATATTTGTCATAGGTTTACTTATGTTTTTGCCTAAACTTAGAAGAAGGCTAAATTAAGAGTAGGCAATATAAGGTGTTATTTGTTTATTAGGATGATATAAACAAATTAAGTTTTATTATAATTGAATAGTAAGAGTATTTAAGGAGGGTAATATAATAATGAAAAGTTTAAAATTAAGGAAAATAGTTGCATCTGTAGTTGCAGCATTAACAATAGCAACTTTATCTCCAATTGGAGCATCAGCAGAATGGAAGCAAGATTCTAATGGTTGGTGGAATACAGAAGGAAATTCATATTCTACAGGTTGGAGATCAATAGATGGAAATTGGTATTATTTTGATTCAACAGGGTATATGAAAACAGGATGGGCAAATGACGGAGGTACATGGTACTATATGCAACCATCAGGAGAAATGAGAACAGGCTGGGTAAATGATGGCGGTACATGGTACTATACAAATGCATCAGGAGCAATGCAAACTGGATGGGTAAATGATAGAGGTACATGGTATTATTTACAATCATCAGGGGCAATGAAGACAGGTTGGATAAATGATAATGGTGTATGGTATTTTGCATCAACATCAGGAGCAATGCAAACAGGAGTAATTGAAGTTAATGGAAAAGTATATTATCTTGCAGCAAATGGAGCAATGGCAACAGGTAATGTAACAATCAATGGAGTTACTTATACTTTTGCAGCAAGCGGAGAAGCTATAGGGGATAAGAAGCCGACACCAACATTAGCATTCACATCTGCTGGTGTTCCAGTGAAAGTAAATGATCCGTCAGATACAACAGGAACTACTATTCCAACTACAAAAACTGGAGGCGGTGGTGGAGGCCATCATAGCTCAGGCGGAAGTACAGTAGATCCTGAGCAAGCTGCGATAGATAATAAATATGCACAAGAAGCTGTAATTCCTGAAATAAAACCAGTACTTAGTGATGATAAAAAAACTGCAACTATAAACGTAGCAGCAGTACTTGCACCTAAGTTTAAAGAAGAATTAGGACAAGAAAAACCTGATAATATAGATGGTGTTGACTATCTTGTTAAGAAAGATATAACTATAAGTACAGCTGATGGAACTGATGTAGGTATAACACAAACTGGATTAGCTGAATATAAAGTAACAGCAGGTACTAAAGGAACAGTAACAGCAGTTATTTCTTTATTAAATCCTAAAACAGGACAATTATATTATGTAAGTTCACAATCTACACCATTCCAAGCTTAATAGCTGAATTTATAGACGAATATAAAGATTTAAGAATTATTAATTATATTTGTATTAAACTAAGAGTTTTATAATCAAATGTAATAGTAATACTTATTCATTAATAGCAGAAGCAAAGCAGTAAGAATTTTGAATTCTTACTGCTTTCTTATTTTTTTATATCTGCTATAATATTACTTGTCGCTATTTTTATTTCTAGCGAAGAAAAATATTGGGGAAAGTGTTACTTTATATAAAATAAAGTTTATTATATATATTGTAAAAATAAATCTTCATCATAATTCTAAAAATACTGTAAGAATTCTAGACGTAATTGTGCATTGTGAATTGTGAATTGTAAAATATATATAAGTTAAGAGGCATTAAAGAAAAAAGAAGTTCAAAACTATCAAGAAGATTTCGAGTTAGGCATAAGTAATATAGCAGTAAGAAGGGCCTTGCTAGGGATATATCCGCTGCTAAATAGAAAATTTGAAATCTTAGGCTTCGAGTGAATCAATTGCTTTGAGCATATGCTGAGACTTTTTTATTCTCTAGAAGTTTATATTAAAGTCAAATTTTTGGCGTTGTACTCTTTGATGGCATAAATTATGAAAGTTACTGATTAAGAGTGTTAAATTCTTAGAGAGAATAAAAAAGAAGTATATTAGTCATTTGGATTTTTGTCGTAGGGATTAAAAATCAGATCTATAAAAAGTATCCTACTCAGTAGTCGCCTGAGATTTTACTCTGATAGAAAATGATTAAAGTGAGATTTGTTATTATTTTTGATTGCGTTTTAAAACGATAATTGCAGAAAGGAGTGGGAAAGGTGAGACCATTAGCAGATTTAATGAGACCTAATAAATTAGAAGATTTTGTAGGTCAGCAGCATATATTAGGGCAAGGAAAGCCATTATATAACTTGATAGCTGGAAAAAACATATGTAATTGCATATTTTACGGACCACCAGGAACTGGAAAAACAACTTTGGCGAATATAATGGCTAATTATGTAGATAAGAAATTTTATAAATTAAATGCAACAGTTGCATCAGTTAAGGATATTCAGGACATAACTAATAATATAGATAGCTTATTAAATTATAATGGAGTTGTTTTGTATATTGATGAACTTCAACATTTTAACAAAAAGCAGCAGCAGGCATTGTTAGAATTTATAGAAGATGGAAGAATAACTTTGATTGCAAGTACAACTGAAAATCCATATTTTGTTATACACAAAGCTATAATAAGCAGATGTAATATATTCTCTTTTAAGCCTCTAACTACAGGTGACATAATAGTTGGTCTTAAGAGATCTATACAAAAGCTTATAGATGAAGGGATAGAAATAGAATATTCAGATGAGGCGCTGGAGTATATTGGAGAAATCTCTCAAGGTGATTATAGAAAGGCTTATAATATTTTAGAGCTGGCTGTAAACTCTCAGGTTAAGCAGGTTAGAGTTATTTCGAGCGAATATATTGAAAGTCTAGGCCAATCAAGTATGCGGGCTGATTCTAGTGGAGATGAATTTTATAATTTATTAAGTGCTCTTCAAAAAAGTATAAGGGGCAGTGACCCTAATGCAGCAGTACACTATCTAGCTAGATTGATTAAAGGAGGAAATCTAACTGCTATAATTAGAAGAATATCTGTTATTGCAGCAGAAGACATTGGTCTTGCATTTCCAAATGCATTATCTGTTGTTAATTCTGGAATAGAACTTTCATTAAAAGTTGGACTTCCGGAGGCAAGAATAATTCTTTCAGAAATAGTTGTATATTTAGCAACGCTTCCTAAATCTAATAGTGCATACTTAGCTATAGATTCTGCTATGAGTGATCTAGAAAACATTAACTTTGGAGATGTTCCAATGCATTTAAAGGATGCTCATTACTCTGGAGCAGCAAACCTTGGTGTTGGTGGCTATAAATATCCTCATGATTATCCTAATCATTATGTAAAACAGAGTTATTTACCGCAAGAACTGCTTGGAAAGATTTATTATAATGAACAAAATAATAAATATGAAGAGAGTTTGAGGAAATACTGGGCAGAAATAAAAAAATAATAGCAATTATCGTTTGACAAAAGCCGAGTATTTTGGTAAGATATAAGCGAATTTAATATATCTTTTATAATACTAGAAAAACAAAGAAATATCAACAAAAAACGAAAAGGGGTGAAGAAATAATGAAACTTTCAACTAAAGGAAGATATGGAGTTAGAGCTATGGTTGACTTAGCATCTAATTATGGTGGTGCCCCAGTTTCAATAAAAACTATATCAAAGAGAGAAAATCTTTCGGAATACTATTTAGAACAGTTATTTAGCCCGCTTAGACGTGCTAATATGATTAGAAGTATAAGAGGTGCTCAAGGTGGATATGTTCTATGTAAACCGCCAAAAGACATAACGGTTGGCGATATTATGACTATTCTTGAAGGGCCAGTTGAGATAGCAGATTGTATTGATGGTGTTGAGTGCGATAGCTCGGATTGCTGTGCAACCAAAGCAGTTTGGGAGAAGATTAAAAGAAGCATAGACGATGTTATGAACTCAATTACATTACAAGATATACTTGATGATTATGAGACAATTAAAAACAATAAGAATAATATTAAGATAGTGGATAGGAGTGAATGATTATGAAGAACGTATATATGGATTATTCAGCTACAACTTATGTAAAGCCAGAAGTATTAGAAGAAATGCTTCCTTATTTTACTGAAAAGTTTGGTAACCCATCTTCATTTTATGGAATATCAAGAGAAACAAAAAGAGCTATAGATAAGGCAAGAGAACAGATAGCAGAGGCGTTAAACTGTTTACCTGATGAAGTGTATTTTACAGGTGGCGGATCAGAGGCTGATAACTGGGCTATAAAAGGTATTGCATCAGCTCATAAGAATAAAGGAAACCATATAATAACAACTAAGATTGAGCATCATGCAGTTCTTCATACTTGTGAATACTTAGAGAAGAATGGCTTTGATGTTACATATTTAGATGTTGATGAAGAAGGTTTCATAAATTTAGATGACTTAAGAAATGCTATAACTGATAAGACAATTTTAGTAAGTATTATGTTTGCTAATAATGAAATAGGAACAATTCAACCTATAAAAGAAATTGGAGAAATCTGTAGAGAAAAGAAAGTTTTCTTCCATACAGATGCAGTTCAGGCTGTTGGAAATGTTCCTGTTGATGTTAAAGAAATGAATATAGATATGTTATCACTTGCAGGTCATAAGATTTATGGACCAAAAGGTATTGGAGTTCTTTATATAAAGAAGGGAATTAAAATTGATAATTTAATTCACGGTGGAGCTCAAGAAAAGAATAGAAGAGCAGGTACAGAAAATATTGCTTCTATCGTTGGACTTGGTAAAGCTCTTGAACTTGCTACTAATAATTTAGAAGAGCATATGAAAAGATTAACTGCGTTAAGAGAAAAATTAATAGCTGGTTTACTTGAAGTTCCATACACTAAATTAAATGGACCAAGAGGAGATAAGAGACTTCCTGGAAATGTTAATGTATGTTTTAGATTTATTGAAGGTGAATCGATTTTATTATCATTAGATTTTAAAGGGGTTTGTGCATCAAGCGGTAGTGCTTGTACTTCAGGTTCTTTAGATCCATCACATGTATTACTTGCAATCGGGCTTCCTCATGAAATTGCTCACGGATCATTAAGACTTAGTATGGGTGAAGGTTCAACAGAAGAAGATGTAGATTATGTTCTTGAAGTTGTACCACCAATTATTGAAAGATTAAGAAATATGTCACCATTATGGGATGACTTTTTAAAGAAAGGGGAAAATTAATATGATATACAGTGAAAAAGTAATGGAACATTTCCAAAATCCAAGAAACGTTGGAGAAATAGTAGATGCAAATGGTGTAGGTGAAGTTGGAAACGCTAAGTGTGGAGACATAATGAAAATCTACTTAAAAGTTGAAGATAATATCATTAAAGATGTTAAATTTAAGACTTTTGGATGTGGATCAGCTATTGCTTCATCATCAATGGCTACAGAATTAATTAAAGGGAAAACATTAGATGAAGCTTGGGAATTAACTAACAAAGCAGTTGCAGAAGCTTTAGATGGTCTTCCACCAGTAAAAATGCATTGTTCAGTTCTTGCAGAAGAAGCAATTCATAAAGCTATAAATGATTACAGAGCAAAAAATGGATTAGAAGTAATACCTATGGAAGAACATAGTGATGAAGATCTACATGCTGCTGTACATGGAGAAGAGTAATAGGTGAATTTATGAAGAAAAAAGTTTTAGTAGGTATGAGTGGTGGTGTAGATAGTTCTGTTGCTGCATATTTATTAAAACAGCAGGGATATGACGTCATTGGTGCTACAATGCAGATTTGGCAGCACGATGAGGAATTTGAAGAAAGGGAAGGGGGCTGCTGCTCCCTTTCTGCTGTTGATGATGCAAGAAGAGTATGCGACAAACTTGATATACCATTTTATGTTTTGAATTT encodes the following:
- a CDS encoding N-acetylmuramoyl-L-alanine amidase family protein, with translation MKSLKLRKIVASVVAALTIATLSPIGASAEWKQDSNGWWNTEGNSYSTGWRSIDGNWYYFDSTGYMKTGWANDGGTWYYMQPSGEMRTGWVNDGGTWYYTNASGAMQTGWVNDRGTWYYLQSSGAMKTGWINDNGVWYFASTSGAMQTGVIEVNGKVYYLAANGAMATGNVTINGVTYTFAASGEAIGDKKPTPTLAFTSAGVPVKVNDPSDTTGTTIPTTKTGGGGGGHHSSGGSTVDPEQAAIDNKYAQEAVIPEIKPVLSDDKKTATINVAAVLAPKFKEELGQEKPDNIDGVDYLVKKDITISTADGTDVGITQTGLAEYKVTAGTKGTVTAVISLLNPKTGQLYYVSSQSTPFQA
- a CDS encoding replication-associated recombination protein A, yielding MRPLADLMRPNKLEDFVGQQHILGQGKPLYNLIAGKNICNCIFYGPPGTGKTTLANIMANYVDKKFYKLNATVASVKDIQDITNNIDSLLNYNGVVLYIDELQHFNKKQQQALLEFIEDGRITLIASTTENPYFVIHKAIISRCNIFSFKPLTTGDIIVGLKRSIQKLIDEGIEIEYSDEALEYIGEISQGDYRKAYNILELAVNSQVKQVRVISSEYIESLGQSSMRADSSGDEFYNLLSALQKSIRGSDPNAAVHYLARLIKGGNLTAIIRRISVIAAEDIGLAFPNALSVVNSGIELSLKVGLPEARIILSEIVVYLATLPKSNSAYLAIDSAMSDLENINFGDVPMHLKDAHYSGAANLGVGGYKYPHDYPNHYVKQSYLPQELLGKIYYNEQNNKYEESLRKYWAEIKK
- the nifS gene encoding cysteine desulfurase NifS; translation: MKNVYMDYSATTYVKPEVLEEMLPYFTEKFGNPSSFYGISRETKRAIDKAREQIAEALNCLPDEVYFTGGGSEADNWAIKGIASAHKNKGNHIITTKIEHHAVLHTCEYLEKNGFDVTYLDVDEEGFINLDDLRNAITDKTILVSIMFANNEIGTIQPIKEIGEICREKKVFFHTDAVQAVGNVPVDVKEMNIDMLSLAGHKIYGPKGIGVLYIKKGIKIDNLIHGGAQEKNRRAGTENIASIVGLGKALELATNNLEEHMKRLTALREKLIAGLLEVPYTKLNGPRGDKRLPGNVNVCFRFIEGESILLSLDFKGVCASSGSACTSGSLDPSHVLLAIGLPHEIAHGSLRLSMGEGSTEEDVDYVLEVVPPIIERLRNMSPLWDDFLKKGEN
- a CDS encoding RrF2 family transcriptional regulator, whose translation is MKLSTKGRYGVRAMVDLASNYGGAPVSIKTISKRENLSEYYLEQLFSPLRRANMIRSIRGAQGGYVLCKPPKDITVGDIMTILEGPVEIADCIDGVECDSSDCCATKAVWEKIKRSIDDVMNSITLQDILDDYETIKNNKNNIKIVDRSE
- the nifU gene encoding Fe-S cluster assembly scaffold protein NifU, with the protein product MIYSEKVMEHFQNPRNVGEIVDANGVGEVGNAKCGDIMKIYLKVEDNIIKDVKFKTFGCGSAIASSSMATELIKGKTLDEAWELTNKAVAEALDGLPPVKMHCSVLAEEAIHKAINDYRAKNGLEVIPMEEHSDEDLHAAVHGEE